The Irregularibacter muris genome segment ACGGTTAAGCCATCAGGTAAGCTATCTTCTACAATAGCCTCTCTAATGAGACTTCCATTTTTATTTACATCAATTTGCCACTGAATTACATCGGTGTTCCCTACTTGCCTACCGCTTTTTTCAATGGGATTACTTCTTGTCAATCCACCAACGGTTGCATCTGCCGGTAACTTTTTATTATTATAGCTAAAAGTAGCATTATTTTTAAAAGTATCTTTTGAGTAATCTTCAATGGTTGTAGTATATTTAATTTGATAGCCTTTAAAAGGTTCTATGCTGTCAAATTCAAACTCAAATTCATTCCCTTGGATACTTGGTGTTGATAAGAACTCATCCCCAACAATTTTCTTGCCATCATAATTTAGAGTTATTTTATTAATCACAAAACTATCTTCTTGTAATTTTAATCCCTCTGGGATAATATCTTTAACGGTTGTCCCTGTTATCTTTTCATCATTGGTATTTATAACATCAATGGTCCATGTGATTTCTCTTGCATCATGTTTACTATCAGGATGTCCTTCTTTTTCAATACCACTATGATTTACATTTGGTCTTGCGATAACCGTAATGTTTTGGTCGCTATTGTCATGAAATGGAATCTCTTGTTCTATATTTTGTCTGAATTTTTCTAGATTGAATTCTAATCCAAGATTCACAAATCCATTTTGAACATCATCGTTTTCAATATTTTGATTAAATTCAAACTTTAGCACACCCTCATCGATATTGTAGGTTCCTACTACTATTCCGTCAACAACAATGTCTTGGGCTGGTGTTGTAACAATTTTGAAGGCATCTGAAAGTTGTATTTCAGCTGTATCCCCACTTTGGGCATTTTTTCCTTCTGTATTCCACTTAAAATTAATTTGTGCAATAGTCCCTTCCTGTATTGTAATAATATCACCGTCTCCAATAAGCTCTCCACCAATAGTAAGAGATTCAAAGGTAAAGATATTCCCTAAATTTCTTAGAGGTCCAACTCTAAGGGCTCCTACTCCACCAGGGATATTCTCTTCCTCTCCTCCAGTCTCATTATCCTCTTCTACGGGTTCTTCTTGAGATTTCTCTGTTTCTTTCTTCTCTTTAGGTTCTGCTTGAGGAGATTCTTCCTCTACTGCTTCTTTCTCAGGCTGCTCAGAATCTTTTTCATATTCTTCTATAGGGTTTTGTTCTTCCTCTTGTCCTTCGTCTTTTGTTTCTACATCTCCAACTACTTGATCTATTGGTGATTGGTTATCTTCCTCTGTAAAAGCCACAGCTAGTGTTGAGGGTATGATCATTTGAAATAGCATTATCAATACTACAATCAACGCAATATTATATCTGCTTTTACCTTTACATCTATTCATATAAAATCCTCCTTTCTCTTTATCAAAATATATGATGAACTACTACATGCTTATGTGTTTTTTAGTTTTTATTATTTTATTATAGAGCTATGAACAAATACTTATCAGATTCTGAACAAATACTAAACGTACAAAGCCTCTATCATAATTTTTTATGATAGAGGCTTTGTAATAGACTCAATATGCTTTTTATATAATTGTATTGTGCTTTCCTTTGGTTTTATATTTAATTCTTGTTGCAACTCTTGGGCATAATTCCTAAAAAATTGTTTTAATTTATTGCTATTCCCTTGTTGAGCATAATATTGAATGATATTTTCAGCAATATTATCGTCAAAGGGTTCTATTTTATATAGGAACTCTAAAGTTCTTCGTAAAATAAAGGAGCGGCTATTTGCTTCTAATTGAGTGTTGGTAAAATGAATAAGGATATCTAAGACAGATTGTTTTACATCCGCTTGAATCCCTAAAGCCCAATGGTATCCTTCATATTTTAAAAAATCTCCTTTATACAAGTTTATAATCTCTTCGATATCTTGGGGATCATGATGATTACAATCAAGTATATCTTTTAATCGATCAAAATCATAATCTATGGGTACATTTAGTTGATACTTTCCATTATAATAAAGGATACTATTTTCAAATCCTAGTTTTTCTAAATTTTTTCTTATTTGATAAATTGTTGTATGAATCAGAGTACTTGCCTGCTCAAGACTTTTATCTGGAAAAATCCTTTCGGTAATTACATCCTTAGGTATAGGTGTTGTTTTATACACTAAAAGATATGCAAAGAGTTCCTTACTCTTTTTTGTTCGCCAAATCAACGGTCTACCCTTGGAATCCATGACATGAAAAGAATCAAAACAATCTACCTTTAAACAATTGTCTATTTCTTCCGCTGGCTTCTCCTTCTGGTTGAATCGATCTCTTAATCTTTTAATGGTTTTATCCAGTCGTTTTTGTTGAATAGGTTTTAATAAATAATCAATAGCATTGATTTCAAAAGCATCTACCGCATATTTTGAATAGGCTGTTATGAAAGCAACCTCAATAGAGTTCCTTTCCCTTATAAAATATTCTACTATTTCCAATCCATTGATTGAGCCCATTTCAATGTCTAAAAAGATAACATCTGGCCTAGTATCTTTCATTTTTTTAAGAGCAACCATTGGTTGAGTATAAGCACCTACTATTTCAATGTCTGGGTATGGGGATAGTAAAGATTTTAGTAACTCTAATGCAATGGGTTCATCATCGATTAATATAACCTTCATATCATTTCACCTTGTTTTTGACATTATCTTGCATTTCCTTCATTTTCACAAAAAATCAATATTATTTAATTTTACTATAACGTACTGAACATAAACTAAACAAATTTAATTGTATTTTTCACTGGAATCCTAATTGTTATCACACATCCTTTTGATTCTTCACTTTCCAATTCCAAGGATGCTCCTTTAATCCTTTTAATTTTCTCCTTCACATTTTTAAAGCCTAAGCTTTCATGATGACCACTTAACAAGGCTTCTTTTCTTTCAGCACTCATTCCCACACCATCATCTTCAATAGTAATGATAACAACATCTATATTTTTTTTGACCGCAATCTTCACATACCCACCGTCTTTTTTAACAGCAATACCATGACGTATAGAATTTTCTACTAAAGGTTGTATCGTAAGGGGTGGAATCATCAAATGGATATTTTCATCGATATCAAATAGAATCTTTAATCGATGGCTATATCTAAGATGTTCTATTTCTAAATAGGCAGTAACCAGTTCTAACTCAGACTCTAGAGAAATGAGACTCCTATTTTGGTACACATCCAGCTTCCCTCGAAAATAGATGGATAAATTGTTTAATGCTTCTCTAGCCTTAGACATATCCGTGTAGCTTAAACCAATGATGGTATTAAGTGTATTGTATAAAAAATGGGGCGATATTTGAGAATAAAAATATTCAAATTCTTTGCGAAGCCCTTCTTCTACAGAGCTTTTCATCAATAATAATGACTTAATTCTAGATCTTAATTCTACACTATCGGCAGGTTTCTTTAGAAAATCATTAGCCCCACATTCAAAGGTATTCTTAAAATCCTTTATCCTTCCAGATGCCGTTAGCATGATAATAGGCAATTCCACCATGGAGTATTTTTTTCGAATCTGTTGGCATGCTATATCCCCAGAAATATCCGGTAGCATAAGGTCTAAGATTATTAAGTCTACTTGGTGATCTTCCAAGATTTTAATAGCTTCCCTTCCATTGTGAGCAAATATCAGATTATATTGGGCCTCAATTAATATATCCGCTAATACCTTTTGATTGGAGATTTCATCGTCTACAATCAGAAGGGTAGCCCTATCCATGGAATAGGCCATCTCTTGTTCTGTAATTGATTGCTCCAATTGTGCAACCTCAATAATATCTTCTTGAATTTCCTGCAAGGGAATGGTAAAGAGAAATGTACTTCCCTTTCCATAAGTTGACTCTACATCCACTGTGCCACCTTGTACTTCAACTAATTGCTTAACCACTGAAAGTCCTAATCCCAACCCCAGCTCTGATTGGACAATATCATTATCTAGCTTTCGATAAAATTTATTAAATATACTCCCTAAATCCTCTTCTTTAATACCGATGCCCGTATCCCTTACACGAAAAATAGCATATTCATCTTGGATAGATGCTGAAATAGCAATTTCTCCAGATTTAGTATATTTAATAGAATTATTCACTAAATTATAAATAACTTGGATAAACTTTCCATGATCGGCTTTTAATTGTGGAAAATCTTCTGGAATGTTATTTATTAATTGTATATTTTTATTCTTGGGTATAACAGCGTGTATTTCTCTTAGTACATCCTCCACAATCTTATGGGAATTGATGGTTGCCAACCGAATGTTGATCTCCCCATCTTCCATTTGAGAAGCATATAGCAAGTCCTCTACTAAACTAGTCAATCTCTTTCCTTCTTGAATAATAAAAAATAAACTCTCTTGTTGTTTTTCATTTATTGTCCCCTTTTTTCCTTCAATGAGTGCCTCGGTGGCATTTAAAATCACATGAAGTGGTGTCCTTAATTCATGAGAAACCCTTTCTAAAAATTCATCCTTTAATTTATCCTCTTCTAATAGTTTATTTGATAGGGATTGTACATTTTTATAATCTATTTGAAGTTTTTCCCCCATCAATAATGCAATGCTTATGAGTATAGTAAATACCAATACTAACATGAGATTCCCTAGGTAAAATTCAAAGAAAACCCGTAACACCATTGCCATCCAACAGGAGAACATGGTAGAAGTAAAAATCAGGATATACTCTAAGGATTCTACTTTTTTAATAATTGATTTTATGAGGATAAAGAAGATCTTCATAAAAGCCATAAAGGTGGTTGCCGATACAAAGTACTGGGAAAATGAAATGGTTATAAAGGATGTTCCCTCTACCGTAAAAAATGCCAAGGACA includes the following:
- a CDS encoding hybrid sensor histidine kinase/response regulator — translated: MIINRLKTNKKFIFSIIVSSAIILMVLIYIVWINFFDQPHEFHADKGIIDLHHWDMHQDTNIYLAGEWEFYPHELLTPEDDFDEYENIKQYVEVPGSWETYLNKDGSVDGSGTYRVKLKLPQDDLYGIKSRTIRTSNRIFMKNREIASAGNPSMDRANYVAEESHRIGFVESENQELILIVHVSSYDYMSGGITKAIEFGRYESILRQDRIVRGIDAMAISIAFVLGLYFFATYFQRGKGKELLYFSLTSIFISLYLSTLNEQLLHSLIGYSQNIRMRIQLVSIMIFTICLLKFMYYSFKECSNRKVINIIIGLVVLSMSLAFFTVEGTSFITISFSQYFVSATTFMAFMKIFFILIKSIIKKVESLEYILIFTSTMFSCWMAMVLRVFFEFYLGNLMLVLVFTILISIALLMGEKLQIDYKNVQSLSNKLLEEDKLKDEFLERVSHELRTPLHVILNATEALIEGKKGTINEKQQESLFFIIQEGKRLTSLVEDLLYASQMEDGEINIRLATINSHKIVEDVLREIHAVIPKNKNIQLINNIPEDFPQLKADHGKFIQVIYNLVNNSIKYTKSGEIAISASIQDEYAIFRVRDTGIGIKEEDLGSIFNKFYRKLDNDIVQSELGLGLGLSVVKQLVEVQGGTVDVESTYGKGSTFLFTIPLQEIQEDIIEVAQLEQSITEQEMAYSMDRATLLIVDDEISNQKVLADILIEAQYNLIFAHNGREAIKILEDHQVDLIILDLMLPDISGDIACQQIRKKYSMVELPIIMLTASGRIKDFKNTFECGANDFLKKPADSVELRSRIKSLLLMKSSVEEGLRKEFEYFYSQISPHFLYNTLNTIIGLSYTDMSKAREALNNLSIYFRGKLDVYQNRSLISLESELELVTAYLEIEHLRYSHRLKILFDIDENIHLMIPPLTIQPLVENSIRHGIAVKKDGGYVKIAVKKNIDVVIITIEDDGVGMSAERKEALLSGHHESLGFKNVKEKIKRIKGASLELESEESKGCVITIRIPVKNTIKFV
- a CDS encoding response regulator; the encoded protein is MKVILIDDEPIALELLKSLLSPYPDIEIVGAYTQPMVALKKMKDTRPDVIFLDIEMGSINGLEIVEYFIRERNSIEVAFITAYSKYAVDAFEINAIDYLLKPIQQKRLDKTIKRLRDRFNQKEKPAEEIDNCLKVDCFDSFHVMDSKGRPLIWRTKKSKELFAYLLVYKTTPIPKDVITERIFPDKSLEQASTLIHTTIYQIRKNLEKLGFENSILYYNGKYQLNVPIDYDFDRLKDILDCNHHDPQDIEEIINLYKGDFLKYEGYHWALGIQADVKQSVLDILIHFTNTQLEANSRSFILRRTLEFLYKIEPFDDNIAENIIQYYAQQGNSNKLKQFFRNYAQELQQELNIKPKESTIQLYKKHIESITKPLS